TTTACTGCTTTCGAGCCTCCTCATCTTTGCTGTGTTGTTGGTTGTATTGTGTATTGTCCTTTGTCTTTTTTTCACGAAAAGGATTTGTTAATATAGTTACCGTTTTTTCGCCCAAAAAAATTAGTCTTCCTAGAACAACTCATTGCTTGTTTCTCATTTCTCATGATATAATAACATACTATTAAACAGTCTTATTTTATGTCAACAATTCAAGTAATTATTAGAGGTTTAAACATAAAAAGGGTGTTTCCTTACACTGCCAAAATTTTGACATACACCACCAGCAAAAATCTTTTTGGACCATTTTGTCCTTGGTTGTGATATGGGAATTGTTTATGCAGAGAGTTTGGCTAGATAAAGGTACAGGAAAAGCTTGTGTCTTAATATCTTCAAACGGACTAGCGATAACTGGGATCGATGATCGTAGATACTGGAGTTGGATTCCAACCGAGGAATCTAGgtaacttttttttatttttttatttttatttttatctttttctgATTTGAGATGTTCTTTTTATGGTGTTTTCGAGTTTGCAATTGTTAATTTTCTAAATTtgatatatgttcttttttagtcTTTGGTAATTTGACGTCAGTCACTATGAATCCCAATGTTTTTAGTCAATTTTATGAACTTTTAGTGAAGATTTATTTGTGCTAATGACTCTTTAAAAGGGTGGTTAATACAGAATATGAACTCTTAATTCAGTTAATTGTCAAACACATCGTAATCATTTGGTAATCATTGTTGTTTTTCCAACCAACAGTAATAGTGAAAATTGTCTTAACAAATAATCTGTCTCAAACACAAAATATGAAACTTTTAGTCCTCTTATTTATGAACGTTTTGAGCTTTTTAATCAACTAAATCGAAGTTCGTATAAAAGAGATGGTCATAGTGAAGTCACCAGTTTGGTCATATCTCCTTCATATAGATTTGAATTTAGTTGATTCAAAAGCTCAAGTGCGTAAAGGGCTAAAATTTCAATTTTATGGTTACCTTATATGTTCATATCCTCTAGTTCGGTGGAGGCCTTATTTTTTTCCGAGATATACCAACATACTATAAATTGATATTGTAGGCTAAAATATTTGTTCTTATTGATAAAACATGTCATATTCGGCTCCCTTACAAAATTATTCAAGCTCCGTCACTGGTCTCAAACAAATTTTCATCAGACAAACAAAAACACGCATTTTAAAAATGTGTAATTGATGTAATTTGACGGAGAAACATATTCTCTGTTGCTGGAAAATTCAAAAATCTTCTGTTTGTATTTGTCGTTATCATTTATTGTCACAAACAAAATGGGAGTCACAATCACATATTTCATTGTTTTGACATTATATACACATGATGAACACACAATGAAAATGAGTACAACTCAAATGTGATTTTTGTTGCATGTGTAGATTTCATTCGGTAGCTTATCTCCAGCAAATCTGGTGGTTTGAAGTCGACGGAGAGGTCGACTTCCCTTTACCATGTGGGGCCTACAGTCTCTACTTCCGCCTACAACTCGGGCGGTCAAGCAGGCGGTTCGGGCGGCGTGTTTGCAACTCCGAGCACGTTCACGGCTGGGATATCAAACCAGTAAAGTTTCAACTTTCTACTTCAGATGGTCAAAAGGCGATTAGTCAATGCTACTTGACAGAACCTGGAAAATGGAATAATTATCGAGCTGGTGATTTTGTTGTCGAGGATTCCAAGGTACCGATGAAGATCAAGTTTTCAATGACGCAGATCGATTGTACACACACTAAAGGTGGACTGTGTGTTGATTCTGTGCTCATACGCCCTAAATGAAGATCTTCAGATTTTAGTTtgatagatatggatatggattaaGGTTTGAAGCAATATTTTTGATTTGCAAGTAACCTTTTTGTTAGTAGAGTGTTTTATCTATGTATGATACTATATGATTATATAAATAGTGAGGTGAGATCAAGAAGTATTATTTGGTGGTTATGCAAATCTGCAAAGTTTGAttctatttattgatttatttatttatttggtaaatATATATTGATAAATAGAATAATACAAGCTTTAGTTAGATTGCACGTGATTTTACCTAAAAGTCCACAAAAGAGCTCAATAATTGATGTGCAAGTAGTAAACAGGATCACGATTCATTAAACATTTACTATGTTGTTTTTTGACTTTTTGGTAACGTTTTGCAAGTTCTTGGGTGTATCTGAGGCATTGTTCGAAGGTCTCATTCGATAATCGTTGAATGTATGTTTCATAATTAGTGTTGTGCATTAAAAATTAGATGTACAATGTTTATAACGCCGGTTAGTTATATATATCAAGTACCTAAAAGTGCAATAAGCCGGTCAAAGAAAAGTTGATTAAAAAATGATTGATAATGATACTTCTTAAATTTGTATCAGGTTTTTTGACAAAATGTTTTGACGATCATCATCAATGTCTAGAAGTAATATGAGTTAACAAGCAATGCCGACACACTCAATGTCACCAACTGGATCAGGGTTACATACGCTTGTAACCACAACAGCGAGGACTCCACCAACGCCATCATCGTCGGTAAAAACGGCTACAACTAAACCTCGAGCATCTGACGCTGTTACGGCTAAGGTAGCAATTGTAAAGCAAAATACTTCAAACCAACATGAAGTCAACTAAGGGGTCCCACTCCAAAGGCTACTGTGCCAATACAATTTGAAAGAGTATTTCCTCTTAATTATTATAACTCTACTAAACCGGACAACAATATTCGTCAAGTAAGTTTGAGTTTTGGATCACCAACATCACCAGTTAATGCTAAATGGGCATCACACACAAGTACATTGGGAGTTTGGGACTATCCTAGTGAACACATCGGTACAACCAGCGTCGTCAATAAATGCAAATCATCGTAGGGTAACTTCCGCAAGTGCGCAAGAGTTGTTGTGAAATCACGGTTACATAAACTTGGATGGGTCTCCTCTAACTGTCACGCCACAATACACATTACCAACATATGCGTCACCAGTCCAACAGTTGTTTCGCAGACTCCTTTTTCAACAGACTTCTGGTTATACCGGGAGTACACAATATAGTCCTTTTGAGGCAGGGCAAACAAGCGATTCAAACAACTTGTTATTTGAGTTGCAGCAAGTAGCTCCACCACATTTGGCGCCAACATTTGAACAACTGGCTCGCACTCAAGAGCTACTAGAAAACCTGTTTGCCATAATGCTGGGACGGAAGAAGTTCGTTCCCGCATATCGCAAATCATCCATTCCCAGTCGCACCAGTATTACCTTTGACTTTGGGAAGCTATGAAGGGTTATCAGACCCAAATGATTTTTTACAACAATTTGAAGAAACTGGGGCGACACAATAGCTTGCCAGATGCTTTCGTATTGTATTACATGGGTTCgcaagtgtgacaacccggaaatttctgaccaaatttaaacctaatctttatatgtttccgacacgataagcaaagtctgtaatgttgaaatctcaaaaactttgaactgtgttcatgtaatcaattaccctttgattgtgctcgacgattcacgaacatttatgtgtacagatatgtatacatatataagatatagttatattaattgaaaacgttaacaaagtattagatgtataatactttacatgaacgtatttgtttcaatatatatttaatataattatcgacggatttaaaagataatatcaaatgattgaattatcatatacattgtgattatgattacgggtctctgttatgaggtccactaggatttaagaaatctgttctttttgaacggtattcggaatagatggtaaagtgaattacaagtgagaacaaagtgtcacttaacaagaattagacaaaagttagtggagattcttgtttgatttccaatacatgctttattatatttcactcgtgacttttgttaagataatgattttcattattttaaccttttgacaaaatgattcttaaaaatatttagttGTGGGAAAACAAAagtttcatatttatttgatttagtttcaaacgtactaacAACGTTTTTAGTTAAAAAGAACTTTTTATTTAAAACGTTTTATAAAGTAACTtgtttatgtatataaaaatttgaagaacttaattaaagcttggtgttataaatttacaaatatattttattgtttcaaaaagatAAAGATATTACTAaataatttcgaaacgatttt
This genomic window from Rutidosis leptorrhynchoides isolate AG116_Rl617_1_P2 chromosome 2, CSIRO_AGI_Rlap_v1, whole genome shotgun sequence contains:
- the LOC139891661 gene encoding F-box protein PP2-A13-like yields the protein MGSGLSSFLLMCNSTTTAPANSPEPSLGDLPESVVGSVLLYLNPQDICRLASLNRAFRSASTAEFVWESKLPKNYDLIISRVFDENKNKFSSAIWKKEIYARLSTPSPIDGGTKRVWLDKGTGKACVLISSNGLAITGIDDRRYWSWIPTEESRFHSVAYLQQIWWFEVDGEVDFPLPCGAYSLYFRLQLGRSSRRFGRRVCNSEHVHGWDIKPVKFQLSTSDGQKAISQCYLTEPGKWNNYRAGDFVVEDSKVPMKIKFSMTQIDCTHTKGGLCVDSVLIRPK